In Thermodesulfobacteriota bacterium, a genomic segment contains:
- the tsaE gene encoding tRNA (adenosine(37)-N6)-threonylcarbamoyltransferase complex ATPase subunit type 1 TsaE, giving the protein MRREIPSRSPEDTLAVGEAIGAAARPGLVVALQGPLGAGKTVLTKGIARGLGVPRWRYVTSPTFALHNVYQGRRLRLHHLDLYRLGGAAELEHLGLEEALHGRDACVIEWPDILLGELSEERVLVRFRWGVSGERVLDVEAGGTTGEALARALETVLHSIGQDSGEREESA; this is encoded by the coding sequence ATGAGGCGCGAGATCCCCAGCCGCTCCCCCGAGGACACCCTGGCCGTGGGCGAGGCCATCGGGGCGGCGGCCCGGCCGGGGCTGGTGGTGGCGCTCCAGGGGCCCCTGGGGGCGGGGAAGACCGTGCTGACCAAGGGCATCGCCCGGGGGCTGGGGGTGCCCCGGTGGCGGTACGTCACCAGCCCCACCTTTGCCCTTCACAACGTGTACCAGGGCCGGAGACTCCGGCTCCACCACCTGGACCTCTACCGCCTGGGCGGCGCAGCGGAGCTGGAGCACCTGGGCCTGGAGGAGGCCCTACACGGCCGGGACGCCTGCGTGATAGAATGGCCGGATATTTTGCTCGGCGAGCTGTCCGAAGAGCGCGTGCTCGTGCGGTTCCGGTGGGGGGTGTCCGGAGAGCGGGTGTTGGACGTGGAGGCGGGCGGGACGACCGGCGAGGCGCTGGCGAGGGCACTGGAAACGGTGCTGCATTCCATTGGGCAAGACTCGGGAGAGAGAGAGGAGAGCGCATGA